The following are encoded in a window of Microcaecilia unicolor chromosome 7, aMicUni1.1, whole genome shotgun sequence genomic DNA:
- the LOC115475078 gene encoding zinc finger MYM-type protein 1-like translates to MKRHRPSGAQQRKIKKAKEEATEAMSGSMLKYVMPSTSHIGNENLEEGGASKAPILETTQDDSDDTGLKDDNESSSSSISTDNEEEKEIDSNGEERDTSSRDQQEFEEMALYADIASWPIPVPDDLRVNLVKRGSEPLQNKDGPFSAVQREGKKNKGGSRYLTTSWFYKSLPKGEKVLRTWMAYSKSKNCLFCFCCRLFADNETKAGTSVFITGFKNWWKLNPKVPEHELSEQHLSCLEKWKTLAMGLQLQKTIDKIHQVEMDKERKNWRDILYRLLDVIMFLAKQNLPFRGHREDRSSANKGNFLELIELLSNYDPVLKEHFVKINQTVSSERRVTSYLSPKIQNEFIHLLGNYVKENIVADIKKAKYFGILFDSTPDVSHTDQMCEVIRYVHIEDDKVEIKESFLGFFPISGKTAAELTEQILKQLDSDGLDINLCRGQGYDNAATMAGIHGGVQARIKEINPNLYLCLVQIIL, encoded by the coding sequence ATGAAACGACATCGACCCAGTGGAGCAcaacaaagaaaaattaaaaaagcaaaagaGGAGGCGACTGAAGCAATGTCTGGATCTATGTTGAAATATGTAATGCCTTCAACATCGCATATAGGTAATGAAAATTTGGAAGAAGGTGGCGCATCCAAAGCACCTATACTAGAAACAACACAAGATGATTCAGATGACACAGGGCTGAAAGATGACAatgaatcatcatcatcatctataAGCACTGATaatgaggaagagaaagaaaTTGATAGCAATGGAGAAGAAAGAGACACTAGTAGTAGAGACCAACAAGAGTTTGAAGAAATGGCACTTTATGCTGATATCGCTTCTTGGCCAATACCGGTTCCAGATGACTTGAGAGTTAATCTGGTTAAAAGGGGAAGTGAACCTCTTCAGAATAAAGATGGACCTTTCTCTGCAGTTCAACGAGAAGGAAAAAAGAACAAAGGAGGCAGTCGATACTTAACAACTTCATGGTTTTATAAATCTTTACCAAAGGGTGAAAAAGTATTGAGAACTTGGATGGCTtattcaaaatcaaaaaattgtttgttttgtttttgctgcagACTGTTTGCAGATAATGAGACAAAAGCTGGAACATCAGTTTTTATAACTGGCTTTAAAAACTGGTGGAAGTTAAATCCTAAAGTTCCTGAACATGAGCTATCTGAACAACATCTCTCCTGCTTAGAAAAATGGAAGACCTTGGCAATGGGACTGCAACTCCAAAAAACTATTGATAAAATCCATCAAGTGGAAATGGATAAAGAGAGAAAAAACTGGAGAGACATTTTATATCGTCTTTTGGATGTAATCATGTTTTTGGCGAAACAAAACCTTCCTTTCCGCGGACACAGAgaggataggtcatcagcaaacaaaggaaatttTTTGGAGTTGATAGAATTACTCTCAAATTATGACCCAGTTTTGAAGGAACATTTTGTAAAAATCAATCAAACTGTTTCTTCTGAAAGGAGAGTGACTTCATACTTATCTCCCAAAATTCAAAATGAATTCATTCATCTTCTGGGAAATTATGTCAAAGAAAACATAGTGGCAGATATTAAAAAAGCAAAATACTTTGGAATTCTTTTTGATAGCACTCCTGATGTTTCACACACTGATCAAATGTGTGAAGTGATCAGATATGTCCATATTGAAGATGATAAAGTTGAAATAAAGGAATCGTTCTTGGGCTTCTTTCCTATTTCTGGGAAGACTGCTGCTGAACTCACAGAACAGATTTTGAAACAACTGGATAGTGATGGACTGGACATAAACCTCTGTCGTGGTCAAGGATATGACAACGCTGCAACTATGGCTGGTATTCATGGTGGTGTTCAGGCAagaatcaaagaaattaatcccAATCTTTATTTGTGCCTTGTGCAAATCATTCTCTGA